The following proteins are encoded in a genomic region of Phycisphaerae bacterium:
- a CDS encoding AAA family ATPase produces MHVNKRTHRLQPACIGDGPAANSLDRNERALRRRCTGYVRRILAKYPLWDRDTLEMLGLLLQRDVEPIQRLALERLNGEIRSRFEADLAECRFDPDRWPRVMEELLPRCSRHIERDLGPLVLQLLDRRERMLSVRGHCDFERRGRELQQMLNLSDSERELVILLFILTIWRPAEGYFVDHLQCQTYGNRKYLSAMLDIPQEEVTTLLTGALGRLGVYQLDNSWFRLADEFLNMFQRPQAELTSAELFVRLPPPTLPLERHMVPHETVEHLCRLLAKRPPTATHVLLYGPPGTGKTSFARALTRRLRMPAYEVVSGEANTTVKRRAAIQASLNLTNHGHGALIIVDEADNLLNTRGAWFERGETQDKGWLNHLLEQPGVRMIWIANDLEGMEDSVRRRFAYSVAFHPFSRAQRVMVWESVLRAHRARKAFSKAEIARLASRYPCAAGPVDLAVQKALEVAAPGSDAFRQAVHAAMDAHHALFHQGQAPTDSDPIETNYTLEGIHLSADLPALLGTLDAFDRQQRNGVFGGPVRSFNMLFHGPPGTGKSELARHLARRLEREAHCKQAAELIDPFVGMTERRIREAFLQAERDGAVLIIDEADTFLFPRANATRSWEISFTNAFLTTMERYRGILVCTTNRLTGLDEASLRRFQHKVGFGWLTPEGAVIFYRRLLAPLTEHLLDPASETLLRSLGTLAPGDFRTVRDRFGLMPPSEVMPATLVAALAEEVKLKQEHHRTGRKIGF; encoded by the coding sequence ATGCACGTCAACAAACGTACCCATCGTCTCCAACCCGCGTGCATCGGGGATGGACCGGCGGCAAACTCGTTGGACCGGAACGAGCGGGCCCTGCGGCGACGCTGCACCGGTTATGTTCGCCGGATCTTGGCGAAGTACCCCCTCTGGGACCGCGACACGCTCGAGATGCTGGGCCTCCTGCTGCAGCGGGACGTGGAACCCATTCAGCGACTGGCCCTCGAACGGCTGAATGGCGAAATCCGGAGCCGCTTTGAGGCCGATCTGGCGGAGTGTCGGTTTGATCCCGACCGTTGGCCGCGGGTGATGGAAGAACTCCTGCCTCGATGCAGCCGTCACATCGAGCGGGACTTGGGACCGCTGGTCCTTCAACTGCTGGACCGGCGGGAACGGATGCTGTCCGTGCGTGGTCATTGTGATTTTGAACGACGCGGCCGCGAGTTGCAACAGATGCTGAACCTGTCCGACAGCGAACGGGAGTTGGTGATCCTCTTGTTTATCCTGACGATCTGGCGGCCGGCTGAGGGCTACTTCGTGGATCACCTCCAATGCCAGACCTATGGCAACCGTAAATATCTGTCGGCTATGCTGGATATTCCGCAAGAGGAAGTGACCACACTCCTGACTGGAGCATTGGGGCGGCTGGGAGTATACCAGCTGGACAATTCGTGGTTTCGCCTGGCCGATGAATTTTTGAACATGTTCCAGAGACCGCAGGCGGAATTGACTTCCGCGGAGCTGTTTGTTCGCCTGCCGCCGCCAACCTTGCCGTTGGAACGGCACATGGTTCCCCACGAAACGGTGGAGCACCTGTGCCGGTTGCTGGCCAAGCGACCGCCCACCGCCACTCACGTGCTGCTCTATGGGCCACCCGGCACCGGCAAGACGAGCTTCGCCAGGGCGCTGACCCGCCGTCTGCGGATGCCCGCTTATGAGGTGGTCTCCGGAGAAGCCAACACCACCGTCAAGCGGCGCGCTGCCATCCAGGCCTCTCTCAACCTGACCAACCACGGCCACGGCGCGCTGATCATCGTGGACGAGGCCGACAATCTGCTAAATACTCGCGGTGCCTGGTTCGAGCGCGGCGAGACCCAGGACAAGGGCTGGCTCAACCACTTACTGGAGCAGCCGGGCGTCCGGATGATTTGGATCGCCAACGACCTGGAGGGGATGGAGGATTCTGTCCGCCGCCGCTTCGCCTACAGCGTCGCATTTCATCCCTTCAGCCGGGCCCAGCGCGTCATGGTCTGGGAGTCGGTTCTGCGAGCCCACCGTGCGAGGAAGGCGTTTTCCAAGGCCGAGATCGCCCGCCTGGCCTCCCGCTATCCCTGCGCTGCCGGTCCGGTGGACTTGGCGGTACAGAAGGCGCTGGAAGTGGCCGCTCCGGGATCCGACGCATTTCGGCAGGCTGTCCATGCGGCCATGGACGCCCATCACGCCCTGTTCCACCAGGGCCAGGCACCGACGGACTCGGATCCGATCGAAACCAACTACACCCTGGAGGGGATTCACCTGTCGGCAGATCTGCCGGCGCTCCTCGGCACGCTGGACGCCTTTGACCGGCAACAGCGGAACGGAGTTTTCGGCGGACCGGTGCGTAGCTTCAATATGTTGTTCCACGGCCCGCCGGGCACGGGTAAGAGCGAGTTGGCCCGTCACCTGGCCCGCCGCCTAGAGCGGGAGGCGCACTGCAAGCAGGCGGCCGAACTGATCGATCCGTTCGTCGGGATGACGGAACGCCGCATCCGTGAGGCATTCCTGCAGGCCGAGCGGGATGGCGCAGTGCTAATCATCGACGAGGCGGACACGTTCCTGTTCCCCCGCGCCAACGCCACGCGCTCCTGGGAGATCAGCTTCACCAACGCGTTCCTGACCACCATGGAGCGCTACCGGGGGATTCTCGTCTGCACCACCAATCGCCTGACGGGGCTGGACGAAGCCTCGCTGCGGCGATTCCAGCACAAGGTCGGATTTGGTTGGCTGACTCCGGAGGGGGCGGTGATATTCTATCGACGTCTGCTGGCCCCGCTGACGGAACATCTCCTGGACCCGGCGTCCGAGACGTTGTTGCGGTCGTTGGGCACATTGGCACC